Proteins encoded together in one Neobacillus sp. FSL H8-0543 window:
- the galU gene encoding UTP--glucose-1-phosphate uridylyltransferase GalU, producing the protein MKIRKAIIPAAGLGTRFLPATKAQPKEMLPIVDKPTIQYIVEEAVASGIEEIIIIIGRGKRSIEDHFDKSYELEDTLFKKNKHELLEQVKKISNLVNIVYVRQKEPKGLGHAILCAKSVIGNEPFAVMLGDDIVMSDIPCLKQVIDVYEYYNSSVVAVQGVPEEDVSKYGIIKPKGAMLESNLFHIDSLVEKPSKEEAPSRFAIMGRYVLSPEIFDILARIPIGQGDELQLTDAINELNKQQAVLAYNFEGRRYDIGDKIGFIKATIDFALQRDDISEQVKDYLKEVQKSENTQFFKREID; encoded by the coding sequence GTCTTGGAACACGATTTTTACCAGCAACGAAAGCACAGCCAAAGGAAATGCTGCCGATTGTTGATAAACCAACGATACAATACATTGTCGAAGAAGCGGTGGCTTCGGGGATTGAGGAAATTATTATCATCATCGGCAGAGGAAAAAGGTCTATTGAGGACCATTTTGATAAGTCCTATGAGCTTGAAGATACACTTTTTAAAAAAAATAAGCATGAATTGTTAGAGCAGGTGAAGAAAATATCCAACTTGGTGAATATCGTTTATGTCCGGCAAAAAGAACCGAAAGGTCTTGGACATGCCATTCTATGTGCAAAAAGTGTGATTGGCAATGAGCCATTTGCAGTGATGCTCGGAGACGACATCGTGATGTCTGACATCCCATGTCTAAAGCAAGTGATCGACGTATACGAGTATTATAATAGCTCTGTTGTAGCAGTTCAGGGAGTCCCAGAGGAAGATGTCAGTAAGTATGGAATTATCAAGCCAAAAGGTGCAATGCTCGAATCAAACCTCTTCCATATCGATTCGTTAGTAGAGAAGCCTAGTAAAGAAGAGGCACCATCAAGATTTGCAATTATGGGCCGTTATGTCTTAAGCCCTGAGATTTTTGATATTTTAGCAAGGATTCCTATTGGACAAGGTGATGAGCTACAGCTGACAGATGCCATCAATGAATTGAACAAGCAGCAGGCTGTTTTAGCTTATAACTTTGAGGGAAGACGCTATGATATTGGCGATAAGATAGGTTTTATTAAGGCAACAATTGACTTTGCCTTACAGCGGGACGACATAAGTGAACAGGTTAAAGACTATTTAAAGGAAGTACAAAAATCCGAAAACACTCAATTTTTTAAAAGAGAGATTGATTGA
- a CDS encoding UDP-glucose/GDP-mannose dehydrogenase family protein, giving the protein MKIAVLGTGYVGLSTGVCLSEIGHRVTCIDINEQKIQQLNQGISPIYEPGLEKLLASNMEAGRLRFTTSLSEGITGAEIIIIAVGTPQADDGAADLSYLEQAAKDLSPNLVQGSIVVIKSTVPVGTNDSIKKLIESYTGFKIHMISNPEFLRQGSAIQDTMKADRIIIGSENKEMAEKVKAMYRPLDVPVIVTSTRSAEMIKYASNAFLATKISFINEIANLSEAVGADVEDVAKGMGMDKRIGKAFLKAGIGYGGSCFPKDVKALLHTAGQMGMNFGLLKETIAINEFQRELLLKKAVKRFGDLQGKKIAILGLAFKPETDDMREAPSINLAIALSKLGADTVAYDPVATENAKKIMGDTIKYANSIDEAITGADAVFLVTEWDIFKKHNLLAILEKMKQPIIFDGRNCLQEEKIKACRKIEYYPVGKPAIIIG; this is encoded by the coding sequence ATGAAAATAGCTGTTTTAGGTACAGGCTATGTTGGACTATCAACTGGTGTTTGTTTATCAGAAATCGGGCACCGCGTCACATGCATTGATATAAATGAACAGAAAATACAGCAGTTAAATCAAGGGATATCCCCAATTTATGAACCAGGTCTTGAGAAACTGCTGGCTTCGAATATGGAAGCAGGAAGACTGAGATTTACAACCAGTCTTTCAGAGGGCATAACAGGGGCGGAGATTATAATCATTGCCGTAGGAACCCCACAAGCGGATGATGGAGCGGCTGATTTATCCTACCTAGAACAGGCCGCAAAGGATCTATCACCAAATTTGGTACAGGGTTCAATTGTTGTAATCAAGAGCACTGTGCCTGTTGGGACGAATGATTCAATTAAAAAATTGATTGAGAGTTATACAGGGTTTAAGATTCATATGATCTCTAACCCTGAATTCCTAAGACAAGGCTCAGCCATTCAGGATACGATGAAGGCAGATCGAATAATTATCGGTTCAGAAAATAAAGAAATGGCTGAAAAAGTGAAAGCGATGTATCGTCCCTTGGATGTTCCAGTTATTGTAACATCAACAAGAAGTGCAGAAATGATCAAGTATGCATCCAACGCCTTCTTGGCAACAAAGATAAGTTTTATCAATGAAATAGCCAATTTAAGTGAAGCAGTCGGAGCCGATGTGGAAGACGTCGCAAAGGGGATGGGAATGGACAAAAGAATTGGTAAAGCTTTCTTGAAAGCCGGGATTGGTTATGGAGGATCCTGTTTCCCTAAGGATGTTAAAGCGTTGCTTCATACAGCAGGTCAAATGGGAATGAATTTTGGGCTATTAAAAGAAACGATTGCGATTAATGAATTCCAGCGTGAACTGCTTTTAAAGAAAGCGGTAAAACGATTTGGAGATTTACAAGGTAAAAAAATTGCAATCCTAGGATTAGCCTTCAAGCCGGAAACGGACGATATGAGAGAAGCACCATCTATTAATCTTGCAATTGCATTATCGAAACTAGGAGCAGATACCGTCGCATATGACCCCGTAGCAACCGAGAACGCAAAGAAAATAATGGGTGATACCATCAAGTATGCAAATTCTATCGATGAAGCAATCACTGGTGCAGACGCGGTATTTCTTGTCACAGAATGGGACATATTCAAAAAGCACAATCTCCTAGCCATCTTGGAGAAGATGAAACAGCCAATCATCTTTGACGGCAGAAACTGCCTTCAAGAAGAAAAAATAAAAGCCTGTAGGAAAATCGAATACTACCCCGTTGGAAAACCAGCGATTATTATTGGGTGA
- a CDS encoding bacitracin ABC transporter ATP-binding protein: MSKEKNPLLSDEFIDEMVKEINQLYGDPSEEQNNEESINESD, encoded by the coding sequence ATGTCTAAAGAAAAGAATCCGTTATTGTCTGATGAGTTTATTGATGAAATGGTTAAAGAGATTAATCAACTTTATGGTGACCCGTCTGAGGAACAAAACAATGAGGAAAGTATAAATGAGAGTGATTAA
- a CDS encoding APC family permease: protein MVSSIKRFLIGRPLKSTELGEQKLNKTKALAILSSDALSSVAYGPEQILIVLITVSTAAFWYSLPIAIGVLILLTALILSYRQIIFAYPHGGGAYVVSKENLGVNYGLIAGGSLLVDYILTVAVSVSAGTDALTSAFPTLHEHNVIIAIVFVLFITTLNLRGVTESASILAYPVYLFVLALFVLIGVGIYNIFSGHAPANLHSPVGTPIAGISLFLLLKAFASGSSALTGVEAISNAIPNFKDPAPNNAAKTLMAMGGLLALLFSGIVFLAYYYGITPSETVTVVSQIAEETFGRNFMYFFIQGTTALILILAANTGYTAFPLLAVNLANDKFIPRMFKVRGDRLGYSNGIIVLGLASILLIIVFKGQTEHLIPLYAVGVFIPFTLSQSGMMLKWIREKPNGWISKFIINTTGALISLIVTMMFFLTKFAQVWPVLVFLPIIIFVFYRIKKHYEAVGEQLRIIANEPALPIEGNVMIVPVAGITQVVENSLNYAKSLGSDQILAVYVSFDREDEKKFEEKWKKWQPDVRLVTLHSHYRSIMHPLGKFVDIVHHKASESNYRVTVIIPQFIPKKGWHNILHNQSGLLIKAFLLYRKDVIITTVPYHFKK from the coding sequence TTGGTATCATCAATAAAAAGATTTTTAATTGGAAGACCGTTAAAATCAACAGAATTAGGGGAGCAAAAGCTTAATAAAACAAAAGCCCTAGCCATCCTTTCTTCTGATGCATTATCATCCGTGGCATATGGTCCCGAGCAAATTCTAATTGTTCTCATTACCGTAAGTACGGCAGCATTTTGGTATTCCCTGCCTATCGCAATCGGGGTTTTAATTCTATTAACAGCCCTAATTTTGTCTTATAGACAAATTATCTTTGCCTATCCACACGGCGGTGGAGCTTATGTGGTATCAAAGGAAAATCTTGGTGTGAATTACGGGCTCATTGCTGGTGGTTCATTACTTGTAGACTATATCCTAACAGTTGCAGTAAGTGTGTCAGCGGGTACGGATGCGCTTACATCAGCCTTTCCTACCCTACATGAACATAATGTGATTATTGCGATTGTTTTTGTCCTATTTATTACAACCTTGAACCTAAGAGGTGTAACGGAGTCTGCTTCTATTTTAGCATACCCGGTTTATTTATTTGTTTTAGCTCTATTCGTATTAATTGGTGTGGGGATTTACAACATTTTTAGTGGGCATGCTCCAGCTAATTTACATTCTCCTGTCGGAACACCGATTGCAGGAATCTCATTATTTCTGCTACTAAAGGCATTTGCATCAGGTAGTTCAGCTTTAACCGGTGTGGAGGCTATTTCTAACGCCATCCCAAATTTTAAAGACCCTGCCCCTAATAATGCTGCAAAAACATTAATGGCGATGGGTGGTTTACTCGCATTATTATTTTCAGGAATTGTGTTTTTAGCCTATTATTATGGGATTACACCAAGTGAAACAGTAACGGTGGTCTCTCAAATTGCTGAAGAAACTTTTGGGAGAAATTTTATGTATTTTTTCATTCAGGGGACAACAGCATTGATTTTAATTCTTGCTGCGAATACGGGTTATACGGCTTTTCCCTTACTGGCCGTTAATCTTGCCAACGATAAGTTTATCCCAAGGATGTTCAAGGTTAGAGGTGACCGTTTAGGGTATTCAAATGGAATTATCGTTCTTGGTTTGGCCTCAATCCTTTTGATTATCGTATTTAAAGGTCAAACAGAACACCTAATTCCGCTTTATGCTGTTGGTGTCTTCATACCATTTACCTTATCGCAATCGGGGATGATGCTAAAATGGATTCGTGAAAAGCCTAATGGATGGATATCAAAGTTTATAATAAATACGACAGGTGCTTTGATTAGCTTGATCGTCACGATGATGTTCTTTTTAACTAAGTTCGCACAGGTATGGCCTGTTTTAGTGTTTTTACCAATCATCATCTTTGTGTTTTACCGAATTAAAAAACATTATGAGGCGGTAGGAGAACAGCTACGAATTATTGCTAATGAGCCTGCTTTACCAATTGAAGGCAATGTAATGATCGTACCTGTGGCAGGGATTACCCAGGTTGTTGAGAACTCGTTAAACTACGCCAAATCTTTGGGTTCTGATCAGATTTTAGCGGTTTATGTTTCATTTGACCGAGAAGATGAAAAGAAATTTGAAGAAAAGTGGAAAAAGTGGCAACCTGATGTAAGACTTGTTACCCTGCATTCCCATTACAGAAGTATTATGCACCCATTGGGTAAATTTGTTGATATTGTTCATCATAAAGCAAGTGAATCAAATTACCGGGTTACAGTAATCATACCACAATTTATTCCGAAAAAGGGCTGGCACAATATTCTTCATAATCAGTCAGGATTGCTCATTAAAGCATTTCTGCTGTACAGGAAAGATGTAATAATTACAACTGTACCATACCATTTTAAGAAATAG
- a CDS encoding VWA-like domain-containing protein has translation MRWHKDLLKRVQDREGKKLALVVDTSTKETKVDLIASVVKFFQQLRPDTTLVQADFKIRTTTPITDSIEIKYFTHGKSSYTLVMEWAEEEAIDTLFYITDLTGFLPEEMQVGFEVIWLVPTDFVPKAPFGKVMKIT, from the coding sequence GTGAGATGGCACAAAGATCTTCTAAAAAGGGTACAGGATAGGGAAGGAAAAAAACTGGCATTAGTGGTGGATACATCAACAAAAGAAACAAAAGTAGACTTGATCGCAAGCGTCGTAAAGTTCTTTCAACAGCTTCGCCCTGATACTACATTGGTGCAAGCAGATTTTAAAATTAGAACTACAACCCCGATCACGGACTCAATCGAAATAAAATATTTCACACACGGTAAGTCTTCCTATACATTGGTGATGGAATGGGCGGAGGAAGAAGCAATTGATACCCTATTTTACATCACAGATTTAACCGGATTTTTACCAGAAGAAATGCAGGTTGGCTTTGAGGTAATCTGGCTGGTGCCAACTGATTTTGTTCCAAAGGCACCGTTCGGAAAGGTAATGAAAATCACTTAG
- a CDS encoding helix-turn-helix domain-containing protein: MEGKWLIADRDLNEREGLKWLLKTSSIPVTNILLASNYQEFVVLFEEESPEIILLELDMISRESWSSFKDLMRIYDPVLLLTSAEATFEKARLSIDMQALDLMIKPFSAAKVKSAFQKAASRLSKRNHPKGSLRSHSYKDISYEALFIQQAVVSKNYSIAAFKTESVEKEDILYSFLSDYPFKEIHGIFPLSDLVLLLFEESYPNIVEQCQKVMRKWEEEYSDPLAIVIHKGTSLTLSLHEKYIETRKMLQFTYYRGYRQVVVFEYTPDWVHIDPFLTPPEQREWIEMLSNLDLESIKKWLYDQFLQLIDPYPEPGLVRIRLTSILAQIRRYMKTFNLDEDLHCEKEYRYIFHSILYDSVLYRSVQNLIIFIQKIFAAAELSLKNNKQDPIERGITFMEANFSNYKLRLDDVARYVDRNPSYYSHILISKTGKSFVEVLTGIRIKEAKRLLIETRNPIKEISKLVGFQNSNYFSRIFKEVVGSSPREFRVNISDHY; the protein is encoded by the coding sequence ATGGAAGGTAAATGGCTGATTGCCGATCGCGATTTGAACGAACGAGAAGGATTGAAATGGCTGTTAAAAACATCCTCTATCCCTGTTACCAACATTCTATTAGCTTCCAATTATCAGGAGTTTGTCGTTTTATTTGAAGAGGAATCACCGGAAATTATTCTTTTAGAATTAGATATGATTAGCAGGGAATCATGGTCAAGCTTCAAAGATTTAATGCGAATTTACGACCCTGTCCTCCTTTTAACCAGTGCCGAAGCAACCTTTGAAAAAGCAAGGCTGTCAATTGATATGCAGGCATTGGATCTTATGATTAAGCCATTTTCTGCAGCCAAGGTTAAATCTGCTTTTCAAAAAGCAGCAAGCAGACTAAGTAAGAGGAATCATCCAAAAGGGAGTCTGCGTTCTCATTCCTATAAGGATATTTCCTATGAGGCCTTATTTATCCAACAAGCCGTTGTGTCAAAAAATTATAGCATTGCCGCCTTTAAAACAGAAAGCGTGGAAAAGGAAGATATCTTATATTCCTTTTTATCTGATTATCCATTTAAAGAAATCCACGGTATTTTTCCGTTAAGTGATTTGGTTCTCCTTTTATTTGAGGAATCTTATCCTAATATAGTGGAGCAGTGTCAAAAGGTGATGAGAAAGTGGGAAGAGGAATACTCTGATCCGCTAGCCATTGTTATCCACAAAGGAACAAGCTTAACCTTGAGCCTCCATGAAAAGTACATAGAAACAAGGAAAATGCTTCAATTTACTTATTATCGAGGCTATCGACAGGTCGTAGTGTTTGAGTACACACCTGACTGGGTACATATCGATCCTTTCCTTACTCCTCCTGAACAAAGGGAATGGATTGAAATGCTGTCTAATCTTGATTTAGAAAGTATAAAGAAATGGCTTTATGACCAATTTCTCCAGTTAATTGACCCATATCCGGAACCAGGATTAGTCCGAATTAGACTTACAAGCATTCTTGCACAAATTAGAAGATACATGAAGACCTTTAATCTAGATGAGGATTTACATTGCGAAAAAGAATACCGATATATCTTCCATTCAATTTTATATGATTCTGTCCTATATCGTTCAGTACAAAATCTCATAATATTTATCCAAAAGATATTTGCAGCAGCGGAGTTGAGCCTGAAAAATAATAAACAAGATCCGATTGAACGCGGAATTACCTTTATGGAAGCTAATTTTTCAAATTATAAACTTCGGCTGGATGACGTTGCAAGATATGTAGACCGGAATCCTTCTTATTATAGTCATATCCTTATTTCTAAGACCGGAAAAAGTTTTGTCGAAGTGTTAACTGGAATTAGGATAAAGGAAGCAAAACGGTTGTTAATCGAAACGAGGAATCCGATCAAAGAAATTTCGAAATTAGTTGGGTTCCAGAATTCAAACTACTTTAGCAGAATTTTCAAGGAAGTTGTTGGGAGCTCTCCAAGAGAATTCAGAGTGAATATATCAGACCATTACTAA
- the hutU gene encoding urocanate hydratase, producing MEANTAKPRVITNYKGTELHAKGWIQEAALRMLMNNLDQEVAERPEDLVVYGGIGKAARNWEAYDAIVKTLLELENDETLMIQSGKPVAVFKSHKDAPRVLLANSNLVPAWANWEHFHELDKKGLMMYGQMTAGSWIYIGSQGIVQGTYETFAELARQEFNGSLKHTITLTAGLGGMGGAQPLSVTMNDGVCIAIDVDETRVDRRIETAYLDLKTNDLEEALNLAKEAKIAGKALSIGLIGNAAEILPEMIEKGFNPDVLTDQTSAHDPLNGYVPIGFSLAEAAALRKEDPEKYIRLSKQSMAVHVKAMLKMQEKGAITFDYGNNIRQVAKDEGVENAFDFPGFVPAYIRPLFCEGKGPFRWAALSGDPEDIRKIDEVLLREFKDDEHLCKWVKMAQEKISFQGLPARICWLGYGDRARFGKVINDMVASGELSAPIVIGRDHLDAGSVASPNRETEAMRDGSDAVSDWPILNAMINAVGGASWVSLHHGGGVGMGYSQHSGMVIVADGTKDAQVRLQRVLTTDPGMGVVRHADAGYELAIQTAKEKGIIMPMLNKD from the coding sequence ATGGAAGCGAATACGGCTAAACCAAGGGTGATTACTAATTATAAAGGGACGGAATTACATGCAAAGGGTTGGATTCAAGAAGCCGCACTAAGGATGCTAATGAATAACCTTGATCAAGAAGTAGCAGAACGGCCGGAAGATTTGGTTGTTTATGGCGGAATCGGAAAGGCGGCGCGTAACTGGGAAGCGTATGATGCGATTGTAAAAACACTACTGGAATTGGAAAACGATGAAACACTTATGATTCAGTCAGGTAAACCGGTTGCTGTTTTTAAATCCCATAAAGATGCACCTCGAGTATTATTAGCTAATTCAAATTTAGTTCCAGCATGGGCGAACTGGGAGCATTTTCATGAGTTAGATAAGAAAGGTCTGATGATGTATGGGCAAATGACTGCGGGAAGCTGGATTTATATTGGCAGCCAAGGTATTGTTCAAGGAACCTATGAAACCTTTGCAGAGCTTGCTCGTCAAGAATTCAATGGCTCTTTGAAACATACGATTACATTAACAGCTGGACTTGGCGGTATGGGTGGAGCACAGCCGCTATCAGTTACGATGAATGATGGGGTTTGTATCGCCATTGATGTCGATGAAACAAGAGTTGACCGTCGGATTGAAACCGCCTACTTGGATTTAAAAACAAATGATCTAGAGGAGGCACTTAACCTTGCTAAAGAAGCTAAGATAGCGGGCAAGGCGTTATCAATTGGGTTAATTGGCAATGCAGCGGAGATTTTACCGGAAATGATTGAAAAAGGTTTTAACCCAGATGTATTAACTGATCAAACATCTGCGCATGACCCGCTAAATGGCTATGTACCAATTGGTTTTTCCTTAGCAGAAGCGGCTGCTCTTAGAAAAGAAGACCCAGAAAAGTATATAAGACTATCAAAACAAAGCATGGCCGTCCATGTAAAGGCAATGCTGAAAATGCAAGAAAAAGGTGCGATCACCTTTGATTATGGCAATAACATTCGTCAGGTAGCTAAAGATGAAGGGGTAGAAAATGCGTTTGACTTCCCAGGATTTGTACCAGCGTATATCCGCCCATTATTTTGCGAGGGAAAAGGTCCGTTCCGTTGGGCAGCTTTATCTGGAGATCCAGAAGATATTCGGAAAATTGATGAAGTCTTACTTCGTGAATTTAAGGATGATGAACACCTTTGTAAATGGGTAAAGATGGCGCAGGAAAAAATTAGCTTTCAAGGACTTCCTGCCCGTATTTGTTGGCTCGGATACGGTGATCGTGCTCGCTTCGGGAAGGTCATTAATGACATGGTGGCTTCGGGTGAACTTTCAGCACCAATCGTTATCGGCCGCGATCATCTAGATGCCGGCTCTGTTGCATCACCAAATCGAGAAACCGAAGCGATGAGGGATGGCAGTGATGCCGTTTCTGACTGGCCAATTCTTAATGCAATGATTAATGCGGTAGGCGGTGCTAGTTGGGTATCTCTTCATCATGGCGGAGGTGTAGGTATGGGGTATTCGCAGCATTCAGGAATGGTCATTGTTGCTGATGGCACGAAGGATGCACAAGTGCGCCTGCAGAGAGTTTTAACAACGGATCCGGGAATGGGTGTTGTTCGTCATGCGGATGCAGGCTATGAGCTTGCGATTCAAACAGCAAAAGAAAAAGGTATTATCATGCCTATGCTAAATAAGGATTAA
- the hutI gene encoding imidazolonepropionase: protein MSKAVFIRNASQLVTLKGTSASPLVKEAMSELGIIENGSIWIDAGVIQEVGSDAELFEKYKDRLGEAEVIDATGKLVTPGLVDPHTHLVFSGSRENEFNMRLQGATYMEIMNSGGGIYATTSRTQAASHSELFTESFERLNQFLLHGVTTVEAKSGYGMEWETELKQLEVAKQLNEKHAIDVVSTFMGAHAVPKEYKGNPDSFVEILIEEMIPKVAELELAEFNDVFCEQGVFTPEQSKRILEAGKVHGLTPKIHADEIEPYEGAELASKVGAISADHLLRASEKGMKAMAEQGVVGVLLPGTAYFLMAESANARKMIDLGVPVALSTDCNPGSSPTVSLPFIMNLGCLKMGMTPAEVIAAATINAAHAINRGDQIGSLEVGKKADVTIFNVSNYMKLQYSYGVNHTNTVVKNGKVVVRGGQLIEKLSVSKN from the coding sequence ATGAGTAAAGCTGTTTTTATTAGAAATGCATCACAGCTTGTGACATTAAAAGGCACTTCAGCATCCCCGCTCGTAAAGGAAGCGATGTCCGAGCTTGGAATCATAGAGAATGGAAGTATTTGGATTGATGCTGGTGTGATTCAGGAGGTTGGGAGTGACGCGGAGCTTTTTGAAAAATATAAAGATCGTCTAGGAGAGGCGGAAGTGATTGATGCCACAGGAAAACTCGTAACCCCAGGCTTAGTCGACCCGCATACCCATCTGGTATTTTCAGGGAGCAGAGAAAATGAATTCAATATGCGACTTCAAGGTGCTACCTATATGGAAATTATGAATAGCGGCGGTGGAATTTACGCAACAACTTCACGTACGCAGGCAGCTAGCCATAGTGAATTATTTACAGAAAGTTTTGAACGCTTAAATCAATTTCTGCTCCACGGAGTGACGACAGTTGAAGCAAAAAGTGGTTATGGGATGGAATGGGAAACAGAGCTAAAACAGCTTGAAGTGGCAAAACAGTTAAATGAAAAACATGCCATTGATGTTGTTTCTACCTTTATGGGTGCCCATGCTGTACCGAAGGAGTACAAAGGTAATCCAGATTCATTTGTCGAGATACTAATTGAAGAAATGATACCTAAAGTAGCAGAACTTGAATTAGCAGAATTTAATGATGTATTCTGTGAGCAAGGCGTGTTTACACCTGAACAATCAAAAAGGATTCTTGAAGCAGGTAAGGTTCACGGCTTGACCCCGAAAATCCATGCCGATGAAATCGAACCCTATGAAGGAGCTGAACTCGCTTCTAAGGTAGGGGCCATTTCAGCAGACCATTTATTAAGGGCTTCGGAAAAAGGCATGAAAGCGATGGCTGAACAAGGAGTTGTCGGGGTGCTGCTGCCGGGAACAGCTTATTTTTTAATGGCTGAGTCTGCAAATGCAAGAAAAATGATCGATTTAGGTGTTCCTGTGGCATTATCGACAGACTGTAATCCGGGTTCGTCACCAACCGTTTCTCTGCCTTTCATTATGAATTTAGGCTGTTTGAAAATGGGGATGACCCCTGCTGAGGTTATTGCCGCTGCGACGATTAATGCGGCTCACGCAATTAACCGCGGGGACCAAATCGGCAGTTTAGAAGTGGGTAAAAAGGCAGATGTAACGATATTTAATGTGTCGAACTATATGAAGCTCCAATACTCCTACGGTGTGAATCATACAAATACCGTTGTGAAAAATGGAAAGGTGGTCGTCAGGGGAGGTCAGTTAATTGAAAAGCTTTCTGTTTCCAAGAATTAA
- a CDS encoding agmatinase family protein gives MKSFLFPRINPPSFTWSRPDEGEILKVHEWIRPITSATVDPKTYKKADVVILGVPLSRSSISASGASEFPDAFRRAWKGFSTYNLDEDVDLSELAALDAGDVPMHVTDIRKCQENIVEASALLHHHFPDAKICAIGGDHSITAMMVKGLKKEKPAEKIGILQFDTHFDLRDMSDNGPSNGTPMRNLIESGIVEAANMYNIGLHGFFNSKDLKKYADEKGVNYFTLRETRKKGIEATVLQCLEELSEKVDTIYLTVDMDVLDIAYAPGVPASTPGGMTSAELLEGVRTAGRHNKVKAMDIVCLDPLKDTLAQPTVKLGTHVFLTFLSGAIAGNN, from the coding sequence TTGAAAAGCTTTCTGTTTCCAAGAATTAATCCTCCGAGTTTTACTTGGTCGAGACCTGATGAAGGCGAAATCTTGAAGGTTCATGAATGGATCCGGCCAATTACTTCGGCCACTGTTGACCCTAAAACGTATAAGAAGGCTGATGTGGTCATCCTCGGAGTACCGCTTTCACGTTCATCGATAAGTGCTTCCGGCGCATCTGAATTCCCTGATGCATTTAGGCGAGCATGGAAAGGGTTCTCAACCTATAATCTTGATGAAGATGTAGATTTATCTGAACTGGCTGCACTTGATGCAGGCGATGTTCCAATGCATGTTACCGATATTCGGAAATGCCAAGAGAATATTGTGGAAGCATCTGCATTATTGCACCACCATTTTCCAGATGCAAAGATTTGCGCGATTGGCGGTGATCATTCAATCACTGCAATGATGGTAAAAGGGCTGAAGAAGGAAAAGCCTGCTGAGAAGATTGGAATATTACAATTTGATACCCATTTTGATTTACGTGATATGTCTGATAATGGGCCATCGAACGGGACTCCGATGAGGAATCTGATTGAAAGCGGCATTGTCGAAGCTGCTAATATGTACAATATTGGTTTGCATGGTTTCTTTAATAGCAAGGACTTAAAGAAATATGCGGATGAAAAAGGGGTGAACTATTTTACTCTTCGTGAAACAAGAAAGAAAGGCATCGAAGCGACCGTTTTACAATGTTTAGAAGAATTATCTGAAAAGGTAGACACTATATATTTAACCGTTGATATGGATGTACTAGATATTGCCTATGCTCCAGGGGTACCGGCATCCACACCAGGGGGCATGACAAGCGCTGAACTGCTAGAAGGAGTCCGAACAGCAGGCCGTCATAATAAAGTAAAAGCAATGGACATCGTCTGCCTAGACCCGCTAAAAGACACATTAGCCCAGCCAACCGTCAAACTCGGAACACATGTTTTTTTAACCTTCCTTTCCGGTGCTATTGCTGGCAACAATTAA
- a CDS encoding cold-shock protein, whose amino-acid sequence MEQGKVKWFNAEKGFGFIEREAGDDVFVHFSAIQSEGFKSLDEGQSVTFEVEQGQRGPQATNVRKA is encoded by the coding sequence ATGGAACAAGGTAAAGTAAAATGGTTTAATGCAGAAAAAGGTTTTGGATTCATCGAAAGAGAAGCTGGAGACGACGTATTCGTACATTTCTCAGCTATCCAAAGCGAAGGTTTCAAATCTTTAGACGAAGGTCAATCAGTAACATTTGAAGTAGAACAAGGTCAACGTGGACCACAAGCTACTAACGTTCGCAAAGCATAA